In the genome of Malania oleifera isolate guangnan ecotype guangnan chromosome 5, ASM2987363v1, whole genome shotgun sequence, the window aggagctgtggAGAGTTGAAATAtacaagaagaaaagagaggaaaaagagagtgtgaggaagagagaagtTGAAAGAGTTGCATTTCTTTCCTGCTGttttttagtgaatttgtggtgtgctccgtggacatatgtcgatcttgaccgaaccacgtaaatttatgGTGTCATAATTTTTCTgattgctcacagggtcctaacagtAACCATGGAATTCCTCCGCTAAAaatgagggtatatcaataaataaatggaggtgccaccctcctttgaaaaaaaaaaaaaagttatatatgCTATGTCAAATTCTTGTTCACTTTTATTTCTTTACTCCTATATGGCAATTACTTAAAGCCTTTTGAAATTAACTCAAAACCTCAAATCCGAAAGCATTTTTCTTGAAAAGAACATTTATGGTaatatcatttttcttttcttccaaaCAGTGAGTTGGAGATTAGGTAAAACTCCTTTTCCTCAAATCACATGGACTCTGCTTAGCCATAAAGAAAGAAAATCACATGGACAAGTTGAGCTGTTTGATGAGACAGAAAACTGAAAAAGACATGTTCTTTGCCCTCCTCTTAATCTTATTGGGTTTGGAGACACAAAGGTATGCATCCTAACATGAACTGACCCAAACATTATGATCTTAGTTTACCCTCCTGCTGTTGGAAGGGTTTAAGGTATTCATCCTAACATGAAGCTGACCCAAACATCATACCAAATGACATCAAATCATTCAGTATGTTTACTGGGAAAAGAGGAATTAAATAAACCCAAGAGATTCCAAATTTTGCAACCGAAGACAATGACACATCTTTACAAATAGTCTGTGCCTTTGcaaatgaaaatattatgttcTTTCCGCTAAGAGGAAAAATCTCTAGAGGCATTTGACAAGTTAAGGTTTCTCTCTTTAGTATGAGTCCATACTTATATTCATGTGACACCTATCTAAAGAAAGGTCAATTATAAATCACATCATAATATATTACTGTAATATTTATGTGCAGAGGACGGTCCTTTGGACTCCCAACAAAAGAAGAGAACCCTCGCCTATCTGGCATCCTCTCCAAATGCCAACGCTTATATTTAGATGaaatatttgtgtgtgtgtgtgtgtgtgtattgcaTATGTTCACATCATAAAGTTAGTTGGTGGTCCATGTTAGGTGGTTGGTCCAATATGCTAGGCCCATCCCACCAGCCCTTGCAACTAAAATGATGTTACCTCCTTGGCACAATTCTGCAAAAGTCAGATCAAGAAAAGCATTGATGTTGAAACAGTatattaattttcttttacaaGCAAATCTTATAGCTTCTATTTCATCTAGAAATGTTTTGAGGACTTATTTAGaagcaacaaaaaaaaatcaacaaaatattcaACCCTCAAGACCCTTTAATCTGCGGTTATAACAATGTGAATCAGACGCCAAAATGACTGATCTGTAAAATGCAAGGATAGGGAAGCTCTGCTCGTTTGGGCTTGTTTTAGCTTCCTAATCCCAATCTTCACCTAAGGTAACacttttgatttttatttctaCCCTCTTGAttaaatcagaaaaaaaaaaaaataatgggtagaaaaaataaaaataaaaagaggaatAAACTGAACTATGGATTTAGGATGTAAGAAGAACATTGAAGTCGCTGAGAGTCCACTCTGCCACTTCGTCTTTGTCGCTAACAAAAACTTCGGTTCCCACATCAAGAGATGTCCATATTCTTTTAGCTGGACGAGTACCGGGATCCTGCAAGAGAGAAAGGGGCATATCAAGTCAATGATCCTCCATAGATACCATTTTTTTTAGAACTATATATTTCTttcctacacacacacacacacacactgttacAAGAATACtgttaaagaaaaagaaaatggctCAGATTTAATCATTTGACAAACTGTGGATCAAATGAACTCATAATAAGCTTTGAATAGGCAGTTAAGTCACTGACCTGATAGAAGTAAAGTCTACTTGAAAGCCCCCCAACATTGAGCTGCCATGTTCTAGGGTCCCCAATCCAACCGTGTCCTTTCTCGGTAGGGTATCCATACTCAGCCCATATGGGGTGAGGCAGCAACTGCACCAGCTCTTGTGCCTGAGGGTTGCTGTAGGGATCACAAATGCTGTAAGGCTGCTCCAAGTGTTGGGCATTCCCGGGAGCACAGTAATAGTGATAGGCTCCATATGGGAAGTTTGCAGTATCATTTCTGTGTATCTTTGTGTTGTTTGGAGTGATATGGTATGGTGGACAGTTAGCGAGGCCTGAGGGGCTGCACCAAGCAGGAGTGTCCGGGTTGATGATCATCTCACTGTATCGGGTTACATCGGTGAGCACGTCTCCATCACACGGGGAGCCATCATTCTTCCAACAGCTCCCCATATCAATCAGGTAGAACTGGCTCTTGGGTCCTCCGCCTCTCTTCACATCCAGAGTCAATTTGACCATGAAGTTGGGCGATTCTGGAAGCTGAAACAAAAACTGAATTGAGTTGTCTATTCTATGGATGGGGAATATGTGGAACTTTGAAAGAGCGACAGACTAACAACTCAATAAACCAAGTACACAATATATTCGAACTTGCATTTGCCAATCTACTTTTTAAAAGAATAAAATGGTTTGCTCAATTTGACACATGGTGGTGTGAGCTATGACAAATGTAGAATTTCCTAAAGCATCTTCATTCAGATGAAGATGCTCTGAGAAATGAGAACAACTATATTTGCCTGTCAATTTCATGTTTTCACTTATTTCCTAATGGAACTAACTGAATAACATCTTTGACCCTCTCAGATCCTAGAGGTAGGGCTCCTCTATTTTATCATGGGAACAACTTAGCTTTCTGACCTTCACTGGATATCTGTTTCATGGTAGGTAGATTCTGCACTAATTGAAAACTGTCTAGTAGAAACCTCATAGCACAGTTTCTACACATTTGACCAGAATTTATCTTAAATTTTAGATCATAAGGTCAAATAATTGATTTCAATTAATCGACAGGACAGTCAAATTAATTATTCATCTACATCATCAATGCTATGCCTACAACAAAAGCAGTTTTTGTCAATTAAACAGCCctccaccacccccccccccctctccaaAATCATTACAACCATTGGTAATTTCCTCTTTTTTAAGTTCCATATGTTTTGCACATAGCCGCTTACCATTCACTTCAAATGTTAAAATTAGATCATCCAAAATAAATGAATGAGAAATAACCAAAATAAACTCATAAATTGGTTGCAGTATTATCTTTGTAACATAGTTAATTGCATTATCCTCCCACGTAGCTAGGAAGCAAAGCAAAATTTCCATCTACCTAGTAAATTTAGCCACACAcaaaaaaaggggaaaagaaTCATAGAAGGAAAATGGGGGGAGGGGGGGGTTGATTTGGAGAAAGTTTGAACTTACAGATTTGAGCATTCCTCTGGTGTCATAGTGGTACCCTCCAGAGTACCCTTTGGTTGCATCAGCCCTGAGGTACAGCATGAGCCATGGGTAAGTCCTAGAAGTTTTGAGCTTGTGAGTAAAAACCCAACTCCCAGTTCCAACATTTTTCTCCCAAACCACCTCATAGAAAGAATTATTACCAACCCCAGACCTAGAAATGGGAGATCCCAAATCATAAGTTCCATAAAAAGCACCTCTCAATCTATCAATATCTGAGAAATTTGTCCTATCATGATACAGGGCTGGTTGATTCATACATCCCACTTTAGGGCAGGGAAAATTTCCTGCACTAAAAGGTGGAACCTTCATCCCATTCTTAGGGCACAAGCCAAGTTTTGAATCAAAATTGCCATTTTTCAGCATAACCATCCAAAACTGCCATGGATTTGGTTTGTCTGAAACTTCACACAGAGAACCCAGATACAGCTCCTTCTCTACTGCATACAGGTCTGGGTTGTGTGCAGCAACTGGTTTCAAACCCGGAAATAGGTTTCCCACCCCAAGTCTATTATCATTCTCTGTCACTTTGTGTTCCAGAGAACCACCTGCAGTGTCCCATCACAAAAGCTTATGATTAGAAACAGAAAATTAAGAACACAAGATTAGAACAGAATGCCATCAATTATCACACCAGATTAGACCCTTTTCAGCACCATTACCAATTTTCCGCTTTGggttattttatttcttcttttgggTGATTGGAAGAGACGGTACAGTCCTATTCCATCTGGGCATTTGGGACTTTCACAAATTACATGGAAGGTACAATTCCTAACACTGTTGAGGATGAATTTagattttgaaaattgaaagaatGGCCAAAAGACAATAAAGTCCTACTTTACTTTTCTCATTTTCTTCTATTCATGCTACCTGAGATTGCTTTGCTTACCTGAGATATCAAAACAATCGGCCGCTCTGGGGCTCCCCATTCCAGGAGCTTCACTGCCAACTTCATTGCAGAAGTTCCACGCTTCGAAGCCCACTCTCAATCCATCCCTTCTCATTCCTGGGTCACCCACCGCTGAGGTATACGTTTTCCCTTCACTCAGAAATGCAAAGCCATTCGCAATGAGAATAAACGTGAAAACACAGTACCTCCTCCCCATTGAAGCTCCCATGGTGGATGTTCTGCTCGAGACACAGAGCAGCGGAATGGGGGTTTTCACAGATCATTtctctgcatatatatatatatatatatatatatatatatatatatatatatacacacacacacacacacgcggaGCAGACACAGAGATTCTGATAATGGGTGGCAGCTTGCAGCTGGCGAGGTCGACTGTTCCCATAAATATTTTTATcgctttttttttaaaaaacaaagatAATGATGAATGAATAATTGAATGTGAGATTTAATGTTAAGGTACGATTAGAaacattttgtttttcttttatttattttttatgcgaAAAAATTTCCTCCATTTTAGGTCTCTGTCCGAATTGTGATCCAATAAATCTGGAATTTTGTGGAGTTAAAAATTTGCATCTATATTCTTCCTATTATTTCTCTCCTCACTACAAATATGccaatataatttaaattattaaaataattgtgGAATAATTCAAATTCAACCACCTTCAAATAAGTTCTTTCAATTATTAGCTCCACatttattataaataataatttttattatttaaaataaaaatattgagaaTTACACGGCTCATTCTATCAAAACTTTCCAAATATAAGTACATTGATCCCATGATTATAGATATTTTATTCATTCTACGATATTAGTTTTTATTATACACACGGTATCATTTAattgtaattataaatatagtatttaCACGTGGTGGTTTCTCAAAACATttgcaaaaattataaaaatagttCGCATTcggattttcttttttattaattttaccAATTTAGTCAAATTAtaatcaatttttattaaatttgatttgACACGCTAAATTATATCGACGAACAATAAAAAATTGTTTGACTAATTCAAATTGATGAactaatttatttcttttttcataCTCATAAATCATTAAAACGGGAAAGAGCAAATAAAGAATTTACGAATAAAAAAAATACGTTGCTTtgcttcatttatttatttatttatttttgaaattaaattaaatgggTTTGAAGCTTACCTATTGTTTGACTTCTACTAAAAGCTACGATCCATTTCATACGTTGGTGGGTTTCTTGGGGCCCACGACAGTTGGTCAAAAAGAATGATGAAGCTTACCTGTTCTTTCTCAAAAGTAGCAgacacaaagaaaaaaaaaaaaaaaacaaaaggtttttttttgttgcttgacaaaaaagaaagaaatcattaaatcatatttttaaagctgaaaaataaattaattaagtaattaccCTGAAAGTAAATAATAATTATGGTAAAAGATATTTTGATTAATAAGAGGAGTTAGTACAATGAGATGTGGAGTTGCACTGCTAATTAATCATTCTAttctattaattatttatttatttttgtgtacccattttaggtaaaatatttttattttttatcgtCAATTCAAATGATATCtaaaataatttaactctcaGCGGCTTTCGGGTTTGTTTCTTCTCAAATAGGTAATCAAAAAACTAATatctaacaaatattttttttatgatatttttattattttaaatgttataaaattatCAACGCATTAATGACATTTTTTGAACAACACATCGCCAgtgataaaattttttttttttacctgcTCTTTTCACACGGTGCCGGGACCCGGGGGGGTTACAATATTCCCAATTATATAAGaataaaaatggaaatagaaataaaTGTCTTATTaccttttttgaaaatttgattaatttttttttacgtGGTTTAAGTGACAAAATAGTCAAATGTCTGACTATTCAATTAATGCAATTATCTAAATTAGAATTTTAACCaaggagaattttttttaaataataaaaatttgtgatcaattcaaaataatattaatagaCTTTGAATGAATTTTATCGATACTTTAAAACTAATGATACCAAGGGCATTGCAAAAAAATGTACTAATTAATTATGCAAAATTCATAACATTCGAATGAATAATAAATTGAACTTGTAAAAGATAAGTTTGTATTTTATAGGttcaaagaaaatattaattTTGATAAACAATTTTGAGTTTTGCTACTTTAAGTAAAACCTTAATCAAGACAATGAATTATGGActaatttattcaaaatatctaaaGATAGAAATTTCATTATCATGACATTTATATAAGTTTATTAATTAACTTTTAAATACACCAAAAttagtcaaaatattttaaaactaaataatcaaataaaaaagTTAAGGCAATAAGATAACTAAGCTTAATTAAAGACACAAATATATTATGAATTAAATTCAAAACTAAAATTGTCAAGTGATTCAAATAGGTGAAGGTCTTGAACCACACTCttaacttaaataataaaatatgaaaataatttttaaaaaaaattaattttatagcccattaaattttttaaaaaaatttatagtcATATTAGAACAAAACTGACCCTCTATgtgggcccgaggtgctactaaacatacataacatacatctctcggatactatatatatacaacccGCTCAAACAAGGGAAAAACGGATGTTCCATACTGATCTATTTAAACATACACAGTGGAAATACATATGTCATCTAATacttactagagtttctaactgtttcccatatacatccatacataactaaaaacataatctgctattacaatccccaaaagagatAGACACTATCTAAAATTTCACCAGACCTAGCAAGGTCTGTCTACTGTCTAAACTCAGCCCAACAAAACGTTAGGCtcgatccctcggaggacctgaaataacatttgtatgctagggtgagatacctctcagtaagacagattatattatcatcagtgtgtagCTAACATGAAATTTTACtgctaatatttaaaaatatttaattgacattttaaaatatgtaatattctgtaaatctgaaaatacatactacTCGCTCAATATaaccctttctatagtaaatatgctcatatataCTGAGAAGATACAACCTGAACTGCTGGAATAGTGTCATCACGCTAACATAAACATAGACATGCTTCCCCCTATAACGAATTATGTAGCCCGGAGGCTAGACATAGCATATAGTCGGCCAACTTTAGTTAAGTTAAACATAatagtagtacgatggtgcctaccctGTGCCCGAAGGCAGAGTCATCTGGAATTTCTGCATcgaggagtactttacccaggccacTAATCGTCTTTCCCATATCCACACTCTACctgagacgtgtggttgcacccctacatatatatagctacgataccgtgctcttaCCATGAGATCATAACAACaaggctctactatcatatatgacaatttacatcgtataaaactgtaatcataattcatttcataaaactataaagtacataaactatacatattTCTTTGAAAATATCTGCTAGATATTGTCTCGATAAAAACTGGCATATCATATCTGTCATAAACTAGCTCAATAAAAATTGACATTTCATAAACTCAGCATTTAGCCGTCacattttagtattatacaaaacctactcatttaatgccaattaagaactatactcatgtcacacaatttttcatcttgtaactcataaataaatcatctgcttGAGAAGTTAAATACTGCTGCTAAAACTAGGGTATGAATATCTCTAGGTTGTGTATTTTacaaaatatagatatatattttgattggtttTAAAATAAACATATAGTTTGAAATAATAATTTTCCAACTGGTGAAAACGTTCAGaaagtccaatactatactttaaaattttcatatttaaatttacacgATTGGTTTCGGAAATAAAATCAGTTAACTAAACTCTAGGCTCGGGAACCCTAAAAAAGCTGTAACTGCATATATAAAAgccattttaacatttcattcggttataaatcataaacataactaacataatataatctcctTATATGTTTTCTTGAAAAACGCCCCAAAAGGCTAAAACCCTAGCTTTTGTGAGTGGGGCCCAAAATGGCCGGATTAATAATCCACTCCTCTAGATATGTAGAGAATTGCTCCTAGACCTcagtggtaacttccgatcgtttCTGACGACAATCGACgagaaaatcaaggagagagagttcGGTTCatggttctaaagagagagagagatttatttttctaaaatatcaaaCCTTGCTTCACCTTTAAGTCTTTGACTTGGCCACATTCATCGACTAACTggagtcttcatcgacgaaccacagaagggcgttcgtcgacgaccACCTGACTTTGTCAACGAACCTAAAGCTTGAATTTATTCCAAACTctcgggatctcttcgttgacgagaacttgaacttcgtcgacgatccctACAAGGGCGATCGTCGACAAAAACTAGGATTCGTCGACGTGGCCATGCTGcccctttttcctaaatttttcatccctctctttattaatttattccattATCTTCTAGTTCAGGTTActacaaatttattttaaatactatttaatatagaaagaaaatataattataaaaataattattttttaattattactcttcttttcttatattttatcaaacaaatcattaatCCCAATGAAACCCAAATTATTTCTTATTTGGGACCGTATACGAACCTTAACAGGTGTGCActtttaattaatattagttTGATTTTGTGAAAAATCGAACTCAACATATCCAATGGGACTaacatttaatttgtttttaatttctAGTCATATTagaacaaaaaattattttaaatactatttaatatgaaaataaaatataattataaaaataattattttttaattattactcttcttttcttatattttatcaaacaaatcattaatCCCAATGAAACCCAAATTATTTCTCATTTAGGATAGTATATGAACCTTAACAGGTGTGCACTTTCAATTAATATTAGTTTGATTTTGTGAAAAATCGAACTCAACATATCCAATCGGACTaacatttaatttgtttttaatttctAGTCATATTAgaacaaaaatttattttaaatactatttaatatgaaaagaaaatataattataaaaataattattttttaattattactcttcttttcttatattttatcaaacaaatcattaatCCCAATAAAACCCAAATTATTTCTTATTTATGATAGCATATGAACCTTAACAGGTGTGCActtttaattaatattagttTGATTTTGTGAGAAATCGAACTCAACATATCCAGTTGGAAgaagtgaacttcatggtgatccatcaatatagagAAGGTAATAATGCGgctgattttctcgctagagaagAAGAATTGAGAAATAATATCATCTATGAAGAACGTCTTTTACCACGTTTTCTGAAAGATATCCTTCGGATGGATATGTTGGGTCTAATTTCCTTTCGTTATTAGTTCAACCTCTCGTGTTTTGTTTGGTGGGTTTatgtttgttttagggttttgattttttgtaggtatgtttagAATTGTTTAGTGGTTATCTATTTGTAACTTATTTTGCTAGAACCACGAttttccttcgccataagtgagcgattttctaataaagaaagaAGGTGTCACCCTcctttaccaaaaaaaaaaaatccaaatgggCTGACTCTTCGCTTTAAAACTCGCCTTTATTGTTGGATTACTCCTTTGAGGATACAAATAAAATTTGTATTTGatgaattatgtttttttttttttgtgaatagTTTAAttgtttgaaagagaattgatGAATTTTTTGATTTAATGGATGATTTTATCTATTGATTTTCTAATAAATTttgtctttataatttttattcaatatattttatttttatttttttgttactataattaaaataatagaaaattaattttgcatattattaacattttattttttatttttaaaaatctagtCATATTAGAACGTAAATTTATTTTAAGTACTATTGAATAcagaaagaaaatataattataaaaataattatttttaattattactattcttttcttatattttatcaaacaaatcattaatCCTAATGAAACCCAAATTATTTCTTATTTAGGACAGTGTATGAACCTTAATGGGTTTGCACTTTTAATTAATATTAGGAAATCGAACTCAACATACCCAACTGAGTTGACTATTTGTCTTAATACTCACCTTTATTGTTGTGAGGGATAAATTCGTATTTGATGAATtgatgaattatatttttttttgttattttttttaattattcaaaAGAGAATTgatgcattttttttatttaatggaTGATCTTATCTATTggttttttaaataaattttttcctttatagtttttatttaaaaagttattatcattatttttgtTCCTAATACATGTATGATTAATTTAGAATTAAGATTAGTTCCTGTCACATTAATATTAATACATTCTTAATTATTCTTCACCCTCCAAATACGCATGGAATAAAATTTGAGTATTTTATTTCaagatatattttttaatttaattttctgttatatatatataaatatataatggagcagttaattttatatataaataaataaattagaaaTTAAGGAAGGTGGGTACAATGTATACGCATgcaaattattaaa includes:
- the LOC131155797 gene encoding uncharacterized protein LOC131155797 → MGASMGRRYCVFTFILIANGFAFLSEGKTYTSAVGDPGMRRDGLRVGFEAWNFCNEVGSEAPGMGSPRAADCFDISGGSLEHKVTENDNRLGVGNLFPGLKPVAAHNPDLYAVEKELYLGSLCEVSDKPNPWQFWMVMLKNGNFDSKLGLCPKNGMKVPPFSAGNFPCPKVGCMNQPALYHDRTNFSDIDRLRGAFYGTYDLGSPISRSGVGNNSFYEVVWEKNVGTGSWVFTHKLKTSRTYPWLMLYLRADATKGYSGGYHYDTRGMLKSLPESPNFMVKLTLDVKRGGGPKSQFYLIDMGSCWKNDGSPCDGDVLTDVTRYSEMIINPDTPAWCSPSGLANCPPYHITPNNTKIHRNDTANFPYGAYHYYCAPGNAQHLEQPYSICDPYSNPQAQELVQLLPHPIWAEYGYPTEKGHGWIGDPRTWQLNVGGLSSRLYFYQDPGTRPAKRIWTSLDVGTEVFVSDKDEVAEWTLSDFNVLLTS